The DNA window TCAGGAAGGCAAGTAGAGAAGCAGgagggaagtgtgtgtgcatgtgcatgtgtgtgtgtgtgtgtgtgtgtgtgtgtgtgtgttgtagacactgactgacaggaggaggagagggcgaGAGCCAATGGCGAGCTGTGTAAGGTCAGAAGGGGGGGGCGGGGCTTGTTCATCTCTTCCTGCGGCAGGTTCGTTTGTGGTCGGCGTGCCAGTGCTCCTGTTGACACTTGATGGAGCAGTACGAGGTGTTCCAGCAGCAGTGATACATGGCCTCCTCCTCACAGTTATAACActgcaaacaacaacacaaacaagtcTGGTTACAACTTCAGCTAAAAGcatgaagaaaacaaacagaaaaatgttaACTCATTTTATGGCAACTTTAGAAATTCTAACACCTGCTCCCCtttaattgttgtgcatatgatcaataaagattttaaaaaatctttaaatatTTATGGTCCATGTGCAACAAACGGCAAAGGAACCTGTTATCGGCAGATGACAGAACAATTTTTAAGctttagttatatatatattttttggccGAGGGCAGAGGAGAAGCAGAGGATCGCGCAGCCATGACATCTCATCGTTTTATAGATATTAAATTACTGAATGAATCTGGTTTCAGCTCAGGAAACAATAAACATGTATCGTTACAAACACTCAAACTTCAGTTGAAGAGCTGAAGGATCAGACAGCTAATTTGCCCAGAACTCACCCACTGCTTCTTCTTGGTCTGGGAGATGAACTGTTTGTGTTGGGCCACcaccttcttcacctcctccacaAGCTCCTCTTTACACTTCTCCTTCACCTGCTTAcacttcctctccatctccgcCTGAGCTCCGGCCACCGCCTTACTCACCGCCTGgcgcttctcctcctccatctccgcACGGAGCTGTAGGGGGACAGAGACAGGCTGGGTTTCTAAACCGAGACACTCTCACAGATGCAGAACCTTTCCCCGATCGTCGAACGCAAACCACACCTTCTCCAGAGCCTCTCTGACGACCCTCTCCGTCTCCCGCTTGTTGTCGGCCTTCATCATCTCCTTGACGTCGTTGAAGACCTTGGTGTACTTCTCGTGGCACATGTTCTGGCAGGCGCCGTCGCTGTTGGTCTGGGTGCCACGATGCAGCGTGCGCGGCGACCCTCCGCTGGCCTTCTTGGTCTGCGTGGACACCGACAGCTTCTCGGGCTGCTGGGGCGCCGAGGACACCGGGATCTCCTGGCTGGAGCTGACCGCCTCCATCTCGGGCTCCGGGTCCTGGTGAAGAGACGAAGATTGAAGCACAGACTGAAAgtcagataaaaaaagaagaagacatttttaaatgctTAAGAAAAACTGATGCACAGGGTTAAATTTAAAGACCGTTTAAAGACCGTTTTAACCGGTATCGATAGTGATTatcagcccgctacaacctctgaaagacagaatagcagctaAGATTTTTTTCAGGCCTTTTTTTAAGGAAACTGAACTCAACACTTTTAAGACTTTCCAAGACCTGCAGACACCCTGGATGTTTGACCGACATTAGCTTTCTGGAAGCAAACATTTGGATATTAACGGTCACTTTTTGTGACGTACTACTACATTTCCCTGAAACTTCACTACCTTCTGCTGCAGACAGTAAATCTGATCtggtaaataataaatagagaACAGCAAGCAAGCAGTAAGAGTGTCATCTTTcagttttttatctttttagcATCATCATAAATCCTCTGAAGAGGTAAACGATTTCAGCCTGACTCACACTGAATTTTTTAGTccattaataatgtattttttttacatgaacataCACAAAACATGTCGATAAGGATTGAGATTTTTTTCGAAAAACCTAAAAAGTATTTGTAATATCTGTATAAATCTTGCAATCTAGCGTTGCAATTAGCTAGTACTGATAAGAACCAAAACAGACAATACCTTTATCCAACTACTAACACACATTATCTGTGTAGCCACAGTCTGATTTTTGCAGATTATTATGTGTGTGATGACAATCTAACTTACACTGGCTTCTTCTTTGGGCTCGACCATTTGAGATCGACGGCTTTTCTTGGCCTTGGGCTCCAGGCTGCCTTTGAGCTGgaaacaaagaacaaaaaaaaggaacaagATTTGGTAAAACGTTCATCTTTAAGGTGTTTCAAATATAGACAGAGAAAGCACTGTGGGGACATTAATTTAAAGCATTTTACTTAATTGTTAAAAGGGAACCTGGATGCTAGAAACTATTTTAAAACAACAGTTACAAAATCttttaattatctgtattttacCATGTCATAGAAACCATCTGTGTCTTTGTGAAGGCGACAGGtaacttttaaaataataaaacacctACTGCTCTGTTGCTATTCTCCCCTAAAACCCTTTTATTTCTACTTTGGTATTATGATAAGTTCATCTTGATAATTAATGAAATAATGTTTTCAGCTCTCCAAAAATGTGGATATAACTAAAATACCTGTACCATGTTGTACTAACAATGTGCAGTTCAGCCACCAGGTGGCACTATTTCCTGTATTTATCTCTACAGTATTCCAGTGTgtgttattttaatgtatttctaCCTGATGACTCATTTTTGTTCCTTTTATCCTTTTTCTTTAAAGCACTGTATAACTTTAGTTTAAACGAGTTTCACACCAAACTACCGGTTGGTTTGGTGTTTGATGTTTATATCAACAGACAAACTGATGTCTAAAGTAAAAAAGTGTGTGGATGTTTTATGTGTGACGGTGAGagatgctgtttgttgtgtcagatgaaaatcagctgtggcgaaaaaacaaacaagatcatagaaagacacaaataaacttgatgaaacaggttttgtttttttctgtcaaccTTCACTTTTCTGTTCTGCAGTGGTCAACGTggactttataaaaaaaaaaaggtaattacATCTACACAattccattaaaaaaatgatgaactacagcaaaacagaaaagaacGAGGACTTGCATGACTTAACTTTTTAGTATATTGTTGGACCGTGTTCAGTCAGTCTGGGAATTTGTGGCTAAACTGTTCCACTAATAGTCAacggtcatgtctataatgttagaTCCAGCGGTAAACGTCCACCAGGTCTGGCGAGGACACTCGGGGAcgcactgctccactcaactggccgttcaagcagTGACGTACTTtatcgttgaatgcacctgattggtccctggttttctgctcgccgtttcaaacaggaaacaacatggcggcctgctcgaaaactttattcctttattccgtctaaacaatccaccaaaatctacttctgaaaacattttaagtgagaaataggctatgccatTGTTGAATCTGGTTTCAATTTTAGAACTAGCTGGCCttgtttcacagcttggtccaagtttcctGAGccggacgggctcatttgcataaaggactgttctccgccttttaattttgaaagagcaacggcctaGGAGGAAACTCCAACAACCGTGTAACTTCAGACTTTTTGCGTTTGTAGGACTGACCCTATTGGGTCCAGCCAAACACCTGGCTAAGTACACGCCCCTGTGGTAGTTCCTGCAACAGTAGGCGTCTCCAGGACACACACATTTGgtcatgatgacacacacacacacacacacacacacagacagactcacaagATGAAAACGATACCAGCGTCGCTGTCGCGGCTGCTAATTAAGAACTGATCCCACTTACATGTCGGACCTGCTCGTTGCTGGTGGAGGAGATGCTGGACTCGGCTTCGTCTGTCCGCTCCAGCCTGTCCGTCCTCCCGCtgccctcctgctgctgctgttgctgctgctgctgctgccgctggctctggctctggctctggttctggctctggctctggctctggctctggctctggttctggttctggctctggctctggctctggttctggttctggttctgctgcagtTGTTGAGGAGACTGCATGTTGCTTTCCTCCATCTTTGTTTTCCAGAAGCGGCCCTCCCTCAGGAAGCGCTGGTAGAGCTCTAGCTCCTCGCACGCCTTCTTCCAGCCGTTGCTGCGCTTCACCTGCAGCTGCTGGATGCTCACCTTGATGTCCTGGATGTTGTCCGCCGGGATCCACGCTCTGCGGAaggcaaagaaaaacagtgCTCGAGATTTACCAAGCAGCACTGCagctttttaatttgtttcagtCCAGTTTAAGGGCGCTTTCATAACCCATAGTCTATTTGTCTCgaccgaatcagagtgaaattgatagttttgatttgttttccatttatttagtctggttcggtttcacagtgcacaaattaaagcggaccaaataaaaaaatttagtTGCTGAGAGGCGCGTATGCAGGAGTGTCTTTTATGCAGGGATTCGCAGACTTGGAAATACTgtattttcactttgactcgacACTGATCTACCGTTCACACAAATCCCCTCTCCTCCAGTTCATctcaaatgactttataaactattttcactatttttgtggactttatttagcgtattctgtatgttttctttggcccagatgtcaagcaaacatcagtcAGTCTTCTCCCATCCATCGTTTACCTgtcatttacctgtgtccatctcaacaattGCCGCACAGGCAGTCTtcgttttggttcgcttggaaacggtccgagaccacctcttgCAAGCGGTCTCGGACCGATTGTTCTGGTCctcaccagagtttgattattacgctcacaactgcccaaactaACCGCACCAGAATtcaattaaaacagactaaatgttggcttgtgaaagcgccctatgAGCCTGGCCTTCTTCTTTAACTGTAATAACCTCGAATCTGAGATGTTCTTAAACTGGTTTCAGCTTTCTAAATGGTGTGAGAACAGAAACAAGTCGTCGTTCTGTGTGATCTTgagaacaataaaaaaataataaaaataaagatgcCCTGTAGTAATAAGGACACAAGCAGTCTCAACCTGAGGTGCTGATATCCAGCCAAAGCACATCGAACAGAAAAagtgtgttgttgtgatgtcTGCCAGCTGTGCTAACCTCTGGTGCTGATGGCCAAAGAAGCGTACGTCCACCTGGCTTTCATCCCTCTGAAGGACTTTGGCCGGCCAGTAGCCAAATCCTTTCATCTTGGCCCACACCAAGTCGTGGCTGGGGCTCTGCCGAggtaacacagacacaaagaaacCTAATAGAGCAAAGATACGACCCAGAGGCGTATCTCTaacaagaaaaactcactttattTTATGGTGGGTTGACTTTTGTGCTAAAATTACATGTAATACGGCAAGACTACCTGCTTAGTACTTCTTATTTTTGTACTATgcataaatgtataaagtatgttATGTATTGTTATGTATGATGACTAGGGCTGCAGCATTTTTTACATCATCAACTAatctataaaatattttttattgtttaatccTTTTAGTCTAAAAATCCTTaaagtcacaaaaaagtaaaaagaaatgtcagttTCCCTGCGCTTGTTTCTTTAAACAAACTCCTTCATGCTTTGTGCAAAAACAATCCTATAATTGCATCTTACAACTGCTACCAATAAAATGCTTCTGCcgttaaaagaaacaaaaccatCAGAAGATAAAACTGTGTGTTGCTGCATCTGTTACTAAAGTACAGTTTGGTCCTGAGAAGCTGATGGGAGCAGGTTTGGTTGTACTCACACAGGGGTAACAGAACCAGTTGTCTGGCCGGGCGTTCGACAGGTAGAAACAGTTCTTACACAGCAACAATTCATTCAACTGGAAGAGAAAAAATACAGGAAGAGAGAACGAAGTTTAATGTACGAGAACTTTTGAGtactttttgaaaatgttttggctcaacacaaatttaaaaatcaaaGGAAATGTATACTAATAAGCTCTTAACCTAAgaactaaacaaaataaaaaaaatagggcagtcaaagttaacgtgataatgacGCATTACCGCAAATTCAtttgaacgccactaatttctttaacgcctTAATGCAACTCTTtaaggttgtaacaggctcagtttgcAGGCTAAAGCGAAAagacaatgtcatactagcttgtcatgaaggacgctaaataaccaaacttacactaaattttggcgaggaaaaactgttacggggtcccttgacctctgacctccagatcagtgaatgtaaatgggttctatgggtacccacgagtctcccctttacagacatgcccactttatgataatcacatgcagtttggggcaagtcatagtcaagtcagcacactgacacactgacagctgttgttgcctgttgggctgcagtttgccatgtaatgatttgagcatattgttttatgctaaatgcagtacctgtgagggtttctggacaatacctgtctttgttttgtgttgttaattgatttccaataataaatatatacatacatctgcataaagcagcatatttgtccactcccatgttgataagaggattaaatacttgactaatctccctttgaggtacattttgaacagataaaaatgtgtgattaatatgattaatagcaattaactgaacaatcatgcaattaattgcgattaaacattttaatcgattgacagcactactAAGaactaaagtaaaaaaaaaaattaaatagtcACCTCATGGCATGTGTCGCTGAAGAGCAGTCGTGCAATCTCCGCCTGGTCGCTGTGAACTGCAACAAACAAAACCAGATGACActttttattgttaaattaaaaaagggggttttgtaaaaaaaataaaaaaaataaaaaaaaataaaaacaaacaaggttCCACAGATTCAAACTTTGACCCACCTCCATACAAGATGGCAGTGTTGTGAACTATCAGCTGAGCGTCTGCTTTGAACTCCTCGAAGGTTTTATACTTTCCTTCAGACAGgttctgagagagagacagaggcaaacagagagagagagagagagaaatatggaacgagagagagaaagctggtcagacagagagggaacaAGTACAAAGAGGTCTATTCACATGCTGggcgggtgtgtgtgtttgtttgtgtgtgtgtttggtgacCGACATGCGAGAGGTCCAGGAGAGGGCAGTATACTTAttaacactaacacacacacacacacacacacacacacacgcacacacacacacatacaggtctGGGCAGTGCTCCAGTGTGTCTGGCAGAAGCTGGGTGTGATGCACCACTGACCACAGCACAGCAAAGTCCTgcctgaacaaacacacacactcaaaatcTCACAACACTCGCACTGAAACAAGGTGTTACCAGTAAGACGTAAAATATAACATcacaataaaggaaaaaaaatagattttcaaAGAAACGTTGAGCAGTTCAGACAGCTCTTAGAGGCAGTTAAGGCGCTTTAAAACACTTAATTGCAGCAATTTGCATCAAAATTCCTTCCCTGAGTCATAACCCagtcaaatctgatcaaacagGTATGATTcacagattttaacattttcccTGTGATTTACACTTTCCAGTGACATCATTATCTCCAATGTCCACCACAAAGAAGTGTCCATAAATCCAcaaagaatagaaaaaaaagatgctctTTATAACTCCAGAACTTtacagttttagttttcttcagtatcaaaataatccagtgatagttgtcggTACATCCATGAGTATGATGCAAACAGGGACtgcttataaataaatttggcaCACTTTTAATAGTGCTAATTTGCCAAAACATAAATGGGACAGTTGTTTCTAAGTTTTTAAACTAGAAGGAGGGATGTTTCAATCTAACAGTCTGAGGGGAATTTGAGTAAgggttaaaaataaaagcttaaaaaacaaTAAGGTCAATATGTCCACATAGAAATCCTAGAAAAAAGAAGATGCTCTTTATAactccagaacttgcctgagaatctttacaattttatctttttttcagtatcaaaataatccagtgatagttgttgGTACATCCGTGAGTATAATGCAAACATGGactgctaatagctaattcgGCATCTTTTAATAGTGCCAAATATAAACGAatataggcaaaaaaaaaaaaaaaaaaggggcagTTGTCTCAatttcaaaaagaaaatcattagAAGAGTAAATGGGCATGATGATGGTTACCTCATGGATGTTTGAGACTTCCAGCGCAGTGTGGATCAGCCGTTTGTACATGGGATGTTTAGTGTCTTTGCCTTTCTTGTTCAGGTCCACCGCCTGCAAATGTAGAGGAGGGATGATGATTTAATACCACTTtatagagaggaggaagaggaggaggaggaagaggaggaggaggggaagtgTTAGAGGGAAGGTAATGAAGCAGGGACACATAGACGCAACATGGAAGGTAACTGATGAGAtttgataccattttttttagGGAGCGGTGGGATGAAGGGAGAACACGAGAGGTGGGGAGGAAAAGTAATGAGATTTATCACAACTTTAATAGAGTGGAGGTTGGAGAGTgagggaggagaaaggagagaggtAGTGGACGGCGATATAATGGATGAAAGGCAGATGAAGGGTGGGGGAATGGGAGGAGAACAAAGGGGGTATTTCTTTCCTAACTGGGGAGGAGTGAGGGTTATTGTGGGTAGttatattagtggaatattttAAAGTACACAGCAGAGACTGAGTGAAGAATTCAGCTACATGACAAAAGTCATGCTTTCTGCTGtcaaaaatccccaaatatcCTTTTATTTATAAAACTAATATTCTGAGATTTCAAAAATGCTCCTTTAGATGGTCTAACGTCCATGTCAGAGTGACAGCTGAGACACAATGCAAACAAATTTGCGCTGGTAACTGTAGTATGAAAGCATGAAATCACTGGCTTAAAGGTAGAGTGTGTTGGATTTAattgcatctagtggtgtgtaGTGAGTTCCCCTTCGCTCAGTCCTCCCTTTGAGGGCTTTCGGTAATGCGAGAGCCGCGgagtgcaaaacagtggtaacgccgtttgcctcgctcagaggccatcctaaTGCacactcctgtgttctgcgaggtaaaatgagtATTGGTCTGGTCTTGAAGACCGCAATATAACAGCTTCGGTTTCCCGTCGGAAcgagctgtctgacggcgaggtaaagcggctgtggacgggagcagcagaaaacatattttggccacctaaaaaaaatctctatCACTTTAGTGTAATTATAGTGTTCGCTGttatagaatattttcacagctttacctttAGCATCGTGCCGGTACTCctatctgcttctccaaactgggagcacgctgaccgccatctaagttactgtatgtgacgttaatacactgactataaggatgtatatatactgtacatgtagcagtgtcatcatgaAGAAAAAgattttagaagggcttggaaAAATAATATGTTGACACTGAAACATACGTACTTTTACAAAATtgtaatgtttggatttgaatacataaggaacaccactgtgaagctacagcatgatgttaaaaactcaaaaataaCGGGCCCACGCTTTAAGAAATATGAGAAGAATTAGTCGTAGACAGTCGTATGACGATAAGATAGTTAGTGTCTTAGGGAGGTTTGATGAGTTGAAGGCAGATGACAGCAAAAATAATAGGTAGAAGATAAATATGTGGTTGTTCTCACCCTCTCCTTCATACGCTGGACGATGAAGCGCAGGTATTTACTCATCTCCTGTTTGTTCAGGTTCTTCTTTTTACTGCCCTGCAGGCAGGAAGGAGGGATGAcgtggagagagaggaaagagagagggaacgTTTAGATTAGGTCTGATCTGACCCTGTAACCCAAACCCTACTCTTAATCCTCAAACTGCCCTCTGAAGTAATAAGAACTGGACATAATGTCTTTCCTTTCCCAAACATATAATCATTAGTCATAAAAACATGAGACATATTAGTCATTTAAGGgaacacacacttcctgtctgaccACCTACCCTGCAGACGACACACTGCCAGTGGGAGCCTCCGTCTCTGGGCTTGAAGTCCTCCGACAGACATTTGAGGTGGTAAACCCGGAAGCAGTTGTCACATGCGAGGACGTCGCCCGGTAGGTGACACTCAAAGCAGTACCAGTCGTGGCTCTCTGCCTCCCACTCCTGCAGGGAAGAAACAGCAGAGCACAAGTTTGGGTGACCCCCCCACCTCCAACCCGCGAACCGCAGCGGGCGGGAGGAGGAAACAACTTTCTTCATCCTCCATTTTTAATTACAACTAACTCTGAGATGTACAGATTTATGATGACTGGACTCCTCGGTGTCGGGGTGTTTCAGGTTCGACCCCACGACACTGAAGTGAACCTCCTCACtcaatgaaaataaagaaattatgATTGCGATGATGAATTTGAATGAGGCTCGTATGATCACTGTGATgctttttaaatggaaaaaaagactgattTAAAAGAACCAGGTTACGTTAaagctgaataaaaaaaacaacaatggctGGTAACCTGTTAAAAGTGGCCGCAGGGTATACAGAAAAAATGTCACTGCTTTTTAGTTGCTACGGTTCCAAAACGCACCAATCTAGCCAATCCTagtgctgctgcacagagagtACGCGTTCATAAATTCAAGCTTGATTGACTGAATAGATTCAGATCTGGTAGCATGCTTGTTATATCTGGGCACACTCTCATTCCCCAGTGTATTTCACCAGCAGCTTCAAAATACACCATTTCATTGAAATTCTAAATCAAGCACTCTAAAtgcaaatttaataaaaaaaagaactttcACACAGtccttaaattttttttaatatttttttgttttttacctccTGAATATGTGAATAAGAGTTGAACAGGATTCACTGAAGGAGGCGTGAAGAAACTGAAGTGACTTTTGTAATTTAGACAGATGCATATATCTGGTCTCAATTTAAACAGTAAGAACCTAAAGAATATGAATAAATTGTAtataaactaaactatattacCATGGCGATTAAAATGGAGAAGCAATAAAAGATTTATTTATCCTCGCCTAGTATAAAATCTAAATTTCAAAGGCAGTATCACCATTATAACAAATATCCCATAGACAATGATGCAACTGAATGTATTCTACTTTTTACTACAACTGGGACTgtaaatttgatgaaaatacactGAAATACAACATTTATGATACAGAAAGATCTACTCAGGCCAGGATATGTATTGTACTTAATGTTAGTATAACTAtcataatgttattaataaaaataacatcatAACCTGCCTTTATTCTGTGATGATTAGAAgttaataacacattatttgagtgtgtgtttgtggctggaAGGTGCTGGATAGATGAGAATTAGTCAATGCTTTCTTTAATCTTAATAGAAACATAATACAGTAGTAGTTTCCATTAAGGGGTTCAAGTGAAGGGCACTAAGACGGGAAGTATGAAGCGCTAAATAAATCAACTATCAACCTGTCAAGAGTCCAACTCCTCCCACTCACAGTCTGGACCGACTCAGTAGGGGAGAGAGTCATGAATGAACGCCGCTCAGTAAAAGCTAGAAGAAAACAACAGCACTATCTTGATCTTTTCTCCGTGTGTCCGTGTGTCCGTGTGTCCGTGTGTCCGTGTGTCCGTGTGTCGTACGTTGGGTTTGAGCTGGAGGAAACATGCTAGATTTAGCTTATATTTGCTCCTGGGGGAAGTCTAGTTGACAATAGGTTGCTCAACGCTGTGATTTGGATTACAGAAGAACATCTTACCGGGAGAATGCATTTTCCTAAATAACCCTGACACGCAGAAGACGTTAACAAGAACGCACACTGCGGCAGCTACATGCAGATTTAAACCAACTTGGGCTTGAGCCCCTCCGTCGGATGTGTAGGGGTGAAACCGGCCCAAACGCAACCATAAATAGTCATGGAGTGACAAAAGGAGTGAGGACAGCTCTGACATTCATGCTGCCAGCCAGTGTAGCTGCAACAACCAAACCAGGCCTGCCAGGAGGAAGCACTAGTCTACACTCTGAAATCCAGGGCTTCATTCAGGCTCTTTTAAAAGGGAAAGTTCTTGAGGGttcacaattaatcaattaatctaggTGTAAATATACCACTGAAAATCCTTCCACAGGTTCCTCAAAGGGGACTTCTACTTTTTAGAGCGTAACAGACTCttcacccacacaaacacttgACAATATAGAAATGGTCCTTGTGTTCTGTCTAATGTCAAGAGGCACTTCACTATTGTTGGGCTGCCTGATGAAAGACAAGAGGCTGACTTCAAAAGGCCGGAGCTCTCTGAGCCAAGGACACTGCTTCTGTGATTCCACAACAAAGTGTGTTATTGACAGGAGCATGAACAGATATTACAGCGAAATAAAGTTTGACACTTAAAATTATAGCAAAACATATGAATGTTTTTGTTAAGATATTCTGTTAAACTAGATGGaaccaaagttaaaaaaaatgtttaagcCCTGACCAGCAAAATCAGGGAAAAACTTCAAAAAACAAAGCTGGAAAATCTGCTTTTGGGGTTTGAATCACTTCTCTAAACATCCGTTAAATACCTCTGTGCTTTTTGGAGGGAGAAATGGGCCCTCGACTGAAAGCTGCCAACAAGGGCAGGGACTTGGATAGTGATAGAGGACAAGTTGAGGCAGCCAGAGGGGTTGGCTGCCTTCAGCCGTCTCCCCACCGCTTTCCTACTCTGGTTAACAGCTCTGCGCTGCCCGTATCAAGCTGGGACACGCCAGAGAGCCGAGAGAGGCTGAGCAGCAGGGTTAGCATGCCTCCTAATGACCTGCACAAAAACAAGCCCAGGATCCTGCTGCACTTGGGAGTCTCACAGTTTCTTAAAATGCACATTAATCTGACACGGCGCCGTAAATAAGTATGCACTTTTCCAAGTTTTACCAAGTTTTCTATctcctaatatatatattttatgctgtTAACATTGTAGGCAATGTTGCAAATCACTGAGCAGGACTGCTTTATAACAACATTGGACTTTATATGATTTTAGCATCAGTTATGTGCTTGGAAGTACgttgatttgtcaggtatttaatttgctaaaaaacagttattttatcCATCAGCAAAACATTAGCAGATTCAAATTTCTTATATTAAAAGGAGACACCTCTGTATAAAACCTGTATGTTAAATATCTGACAGtacaaaaaatgtacatatcCATGTTGTCTCTTTATGTACCATCATATCCGTATTTCAGCATTAATAGcacctctcttcttcctcaagGATTAATGTTTTATCTCATAAGTGTATGAATTGTTTACGATGTTAGCAAggtggtttttgttttttttgatgaAACTCCTGCACTCAAAATTCAAATTAATCTGAAAGCATCATCCATTTAGAAGCTTGTAAagcattcataaaaaaaa is part of the Sebastes umbrosus isolate fSebUmb1 chromosome 12, fSebUmb1.pri, whole genome shotgun sequence genome and encodes:
- the zmynd11 gene encoding zinc finger MYND domain-containing protein 11 isoform X3, yielding MNKEIMSRVVKKRQADPKVVQYVWAAIEVVRNQKQIANMDRISKYLSRVFGMHPKETARQLSLAVKDGLVVETLTVGCKGSKAGIEQEGYWLPGDEMGVLLIETPAQSGTEQPEPKAEGSKEWEAESHDWYCFECHLPGDVLACDNCFRVYHLKCLSEDFKPRDGGSHWQCVVCRGSKKKNLNKQEMSKYLRFIVQRMKERAVDLNKKGKDTKHPMYKRLIHTALEVSNIHENLSEGKYKTFEEFKADAQLIVHNTAILYGVHSDQAEIARLLFSDTCHELNELLLCKNCFYLSNARPDNWFCYPCSPSHDLVWAKMKGFGYWPAKVLQRDESQVDVRFFGHQHQRAWIPADNIQDIKVSIQQLQVKRSNGWKKACEELELYQRFLREGRFWKTKMEESNMQSPQQLQQNQNQNQSQSQSQNQNQSQSQSQSQSQNQSQSQSQRQQQQQQQQQQEGSGRTDRLERTDEAESSISSTSNEQVRHLKGSLEPKAKKSRRSQMVEPKEEASDPEPEMEAVSSSQEIPVSSAPQQPEKLSVSTQTKKASGGSPRTLHRGTQTNSDGACQNMCHEKYTKVFNDVKEMMKADNKRETERVVREALEKLRAEMEEEKRQAVSKAVAGAQAEMERKCKQVKEKCKEELVEEVKKVVAQHKQFISQTKKKQWCYNCEEEAMYHCCWNTSYCSIKCQQEHWHADHKRTCRRKR
- the zmynd11 gene encoding zinc finger MYND domain-containing protein 11 isoform X2, translating into MNKEIMSRVVKKRQADPKVVQYVWAAIEVVRNQKQIANMDRISKYLSRVFGMHPKETARQLSLAVKDGLVVETLTVGCKGSKAGIEQEGYWLPGDEMGVLLIETPAQSGTEQPEWEAESHDWYCFECHLPGDVLACDNCFRVYHLKCLSEDFKPRDGGSHWQCVVCRGSKKKNLNKQEMSKYLRFIVQRMKERAVDLNKKGKDTKHPMYKRLIHTALEVSNIHENLSEGKYKTFEEFKADAQLIVHNTAILYGVHSDQAEIARLLFSDTCHELNELLLCKNCFYLSNARPDNWFCYPCSPSHDLVWAKMKGFGYWPAKVLQRDESQVDVRFFGHQHQRAWIPADNIQDIKVSIQQLQVKRSNGWKKACEELELYQRFLREGRFWKTKMEESNMQSPQQLQQNQNQNQSQSQSQNQNQSQSQSQSQSQNQSQSQSQRQQQQQQQQQQEGSGRTDRLERTDEAESSISSTSNEQVRHLKGSLEPKAKKSRRSQMVEPKEEASSVLQSSSLHQDPEPEMEAVSSSQEIPVSSAPQQPEKLSVSTQTKKASGGSPRTLHRGTQTNSDGACQNMCHEKYTKVFNDVKEMMKADNKRETERVVREALEKLRAEMEEEKRQAVSKAVAGAQAEMERKCKQVKEKCKEELVEEVKKVVAQHKQFISQTKKKQWCYNCEEEAMYHCCWNTSYCSIKCQQEHWHADHKRTCRRKR
- the zmynd11 gene encoding zinc finger MYND domain-containing protein 11 isoform X5 encodes the protein MNKEIMSRVVKKRQADPKVVQYVWAAIEVVRNQKQIANMDRISKYLSRVFGMHPKETARQLSLAVKDGLVVETLTVGCKGSKAGIEQEGYWLPGDEMEWEAESHDWYCFECHLPGDVLACDNCFRVYHLKCLSEDFKPRDGGSHWQCVVCRGSKKKNLNKQEMSKYLRFIVQRMKERAVDLNKKGKDTKHPMYKRLIHTALEVSNIHENLSEGKYKTFEEFKADAQLIVHNTAILYGVHSDQAEIARLLFSDTCHELNELLLCKNCFYLSNARPDNWFCYPCSPSHDLVWAKMKGFGYWPAKVLQRDESQVDVRFFGHQHQRAWIPADNIQDIKVSIQQLQVKRSNGWKKACEELELYQRFLREGRFWKTKMEESNMQSPQQLQQNQNQNQSQSQSQNQNQSQSQSQSQSQNQSQSQSQRQQQQQQQQQQEGSGRTDRLERTDEAESSISSTSNEQVRHLKGSLEPKAKKSRRSQMVEPKEEASSVLQSSSLHQDPEPEMEAVSSSQEIPVSSAPQQPEKLSVSTQTKKASGGSPRTLHRGTQTNSDGACQNMCHEKYTKVFNDVKEMMKADNKRETERVVREALEKLRAEMEEEKRQAVSKAVAGAQAEMERKCKQVKEKCKEELVEEVKKVVAQHKQFISQTKKKQWCYNCEEEAMYHCCWNTSYCSIKCQQEHWHADHKRTCRRKR